In Planktothrix tepida PCC 9214, a genomic segment contains:
- a CDS encoding DUF2808 domain-containing protein — translation MRQLFSAILITGLAVTGLAEITQAQGLPGITLLSGPDKTNILNYFLESGRSGEWDRYKLRLPADKLNLAIAEVSITYPDYYKGTIDPDRVQIRVQNKPIPLEEVIWDKENHIIQIYPQEPIPAGTKVEIVMSNVKNPTFGGVFNFNANIRTPGDVPMLRYVGTWILSIDD, via the coding sequence ATGCGACAACTATTTTCTGCGATCTTGATTACGGGTTTGGCGGTGACGGGTTTAGCTGAAATAACTCAAGCCCAAGGTTTACCGGGTATTACCTTACTCAGTGGCCCCGATAAAACCAATATTTTAAATTATTTTCTTGAAAGCGGACGTTCAGGGGAGTGGGATCGCTACAAACTCAGACTTCCAGCCGATAAGTTGAACTTAGCGATCGCAGAAGTTTCCATCACCTATCCCGACTATTACAAAGGGACGATAGATCCCGACCGGGTACAAATTCGGGTTCAAAATAAACCAATTCCCTTAGAAGAAGTGATTTGGGATAAAGAAAACCATATTATCCAAATTTATCCTCAAGAACCGATTCCGGCGGGTACGAAAGTTGAAATCGTGATGTCTAACGTCAAAAATCCCACCTTTGGGGGGGTTTTCAACTTTAACGCCAATATTCGTACCCCTGGAGATGTTCCCATGTTGCGTTATGTCGGAACTTGGATTTTGAGTATTGATGATTAA
- the rpmH gene encoding 50S ribosomal protein L34, which translates to MAQQTLQGTNRKKKRVSGFRVRMRTKNGQAVIKARRKKGRARLTF; encoded by the coding sequence ATGGCTCAACAAACCCTGCAAGGAACAAACCGCAAAAAGAAAAGAGTTTCTGGCTTCAGGGTAAGGATGCGGACAAAAAACGGCCAAGCCGTGATCAAAGCCCGTCGCAAAAAAGGACGGGCACGTTTAACGTTTTAA
- the rnpA gene encoding ribonuclease P protein component, whose product MLPKINRLRHPKDFKAVYSKGLHRKTPHLTLRALRGQPYRTEKNLTNSASVHPTRMGISISQKVSKRAVVRNRIKRQIRAAWHQFLPQVSPGWDVVIVVKPTADQCNYAEILQELKQLLVEAEVLNGYTGGKFL is encoded by the coding sequence ATGTTACCCAAAATCAATCGACTCCGACATCCCAAAGACTTCAAAGCCGTCTACAGCAAAGGACTGCATCGAAAAACCCCTCATTTGACCTTGAGGGCGTTACGAGGTCAACCTTATAGAACAGAAAAGAATTTAACAAACTCCGCCTCTGTTCACCCGACTCGGATGGGAATTTCCATTAGCCAAAAAGTCAGTAAACGGGCTGTTGTCCGAAATCGGATCAAACGCCAAATTCGGGCAGCTTGGCATCAGTTTTTACCCCAGGTATCCCCCGGTTGGGATGTGGTGATTGTCGTCAAACCAACAGCCGATCAGTGCAATTATGCAGAAATTCTGCAAGAATTAAAACAGTTGTTGGTAGAAGCAGAGGTTTTAAATGGGTATACGGGAGGAAAGTTTTTATGA
- a CDS encoding PH domain-containing protein has product MGIREESFYEGGPAIGDLIINLLIGLTIIGIPLTIGAIVRALWLRYRITNRRISVMGGWMGQDRTDIVYSEIAKIAKVPRGFGAWGDMVLTLKNGSRLELRAVPRFREVYDFILEKLSPQAQKASAAMSR; this is encoded by the coding sequence ATGGGTATACGGGAGGAAAGTTTTTATGAAGGAGGCCCCGCTATCGGCGACCTCATTATCAATCTATTAATAGGGCTGACGATTATTGGCATCCCTCTCACCATTGGGGCAATTGTCCGGGCGTTATGGCTGCGCTATCGCATCACCAATCGCCGGATATCCGTCATGGGTGGATGGATGGGTCAAGACCGTACTGATATCGTCTATTCAGAAATCGCCAAAATCGCGAAAGTTCCTAGAGGATTTGGGGCTTGGGGGGATATGGTATTGACCCTAAAAAATGGTTCTCGTCTGGAACTCCGGGCTGTTCCTCGTTTTCGAGAAGTCTATGACTTTATCCTAGAAAAACTCTCGCCCCAAGCTCAAAAAGCCAGTGCTGCGATGAGCCGATGA